GCCCGTCTCATCCGTCAGCGCCAGCGCACGCGCTTCACGCCCATCATCTTCCTCACGGCACACAGCCGTGACGAAGCACACCTGGTGCATGGCTACGCGATGGGCGCCGCGGACTACGTGGTGAAGCCCTTCCACCCGGACGTGCTGCGCTGGAAGGTGGAGGCCTTCGTCGGGCTGTACCTGGAGCAGCAGCGGCTCCAGCAGCACGAGTCCACGCTGTGGGAGCGCGAGCGGCGGATGCTGGAGCAGCAGGGCGAGCTGCGCTTCCGCAGGATGGTGGACACCATGCCCCAGTTCGTCTGGGAGCTGCTGGTGGACGGAAGCATCGGCTACGCCAACCGGGGCTGGCTGGACTACGCGGGGCTGACGCCGGAGCAGGGGCGGCAGTGGAAGGACACGCTGCGCTGCCTGCACCCGGAGGACGTGCCCGCCCTCCGCTCCGCGTGGCAAAAGGCCCAGAACGAAGGAAGGCCCCTGGAGCGGGAATGCCGGCTGAGGCGCTCGGAGGGGGACTACCGCTGGTTCCTGACGCGCACCATCCCGGAGCGGGATGAGCGGGGTCAGCTCGCCGGCTGGGTGTCCACGGCGACGGACATCGACGACGCGCGCCATGCGGTGGAGACGCTGCGCGCGGCCAGCGAGGCCAAGGACATGTTCCTCACCATGGCGGCGCACGAGCTGCGCACGCCGCTCCAGGCGGCGCGGAGCTTCGCGCACCTGGCCACCGTGCGGGCGGGGGACACCTTGCCGCAGGGCATGGACAAGGCGCTGCACGGCCTGCACCGCAGCGTGAATCGGATGGCGAAGCTGGTGGAGAACCTGCTCGACGTGGGCCGCATCCAGCGGGGCGAGCTGCACCTGCGGCCCTCCATGCTGGACGTGAGCTCGCTGCTGCGCGAGGTGGCGGAGCACTTCGAGCCCCTGCCAGACGGCCAGCGCATCGAGTTGGACGCGCCGGAGGGGCTGGTGGTGCCGGGGGACCGCGAGCGGTTGGACCAGGTGTTCACCAACCTGGTCTCCAATGCGCTGCGCTACTCGCCGGAGGGCGGACGCATCCGGCTCGCCGCGCGTGAGGAGGCGGGCCGCGTGCACGTGGAGGTGGTGGACCACGGGCTGGGGATTCCGGGCGGGAAGCTGGAGCACATCTTCGAGCGCTTCAGTCGCGCGCACGGGATTTCGTACGGCGGGCTCGGGCTGGGCCTGTCCATCGCCCGCGGCATCGTCGAGCGCCACGGGGGCCGCATCTGGGCGGAGTCACCGGGCGGCGAGGGCTCGGGGAGCACCTTCCACGTGGTGCTGCCCGGGGAGCCTGGGGCGCCAGCGCGGTGACGCCGTGGGTGGGGCCACGGCGAGGGGGGAGTCGTCATGGAGGCCGAGGCCGAGGCGGTCCACGAGGATGAGCTGCGCGACGCGTGGCCCGTGCTGTCGCCTCGCGAGCGGGTGGAGGGCTTCCACCTGCTGCGTCCCGAGCGCGCGCGGGACTTCTTCGCCACCCTGGAGCCGCCGGAGCAGGTGGGCCTGCTCCAGGCGCTCTCGCCCGGGGAGCGGGGCACGTGGCTGCGGGTGATGGCGCCGGATGACGCGGCGGACGTCGTGCAGCGGCTGCCCCCGGAGGAGCGGGAGGACTGGTTGGCCCTGCTGGACGCGCCGTCCCTGCGCGAGGTGCGGGCCCTGTTGGCGTACGGCGAGGACGCGGCGGGCGGGCTGATGAACCCGCGCTTCGTCCGCGTGCGCCCGGAGCTGCGCATCGACGAGGCCCTCAGCTACCTGCGCCGGCAGGCCCGGGAGCAGGTGGAGACCGTCTATTACGCCTACGTGCTGGACGCGGAGCAGCGCCTGGTGGGCGTGGTGTCGCTGCGCCAGCTCTTCCAGGCCACGCCGGACAAGGTGGTGCGGGAGGTGATGCGCACGGACCTGGTGCGTGTGCGCGAGGACACGGACCAGGAGGAGGTGGGGCGCCTCTTCGGACGCCACGGCCTGGTGGCCATCCCCGTGGTGGACGGGCAGGGGCGGATGAAGGGCATCGTCACCGTGGACGACATCGTCACCGTGGTGCAGGAGGAGGCCACCGAGGACATCCAGAAGGTGGGTGGCACGGAGGCGTTGGGCGCGCCGTACCTGGAGGTGGGGCTGCGCGCGATGCTGAAGAAGCGCGCGGGCTGGCTGCTGGTGCTCTTCCTGTCGGAGATGCTCACCGCCACCGCGATGACGCGCTACCAGGACGAGATTGCCCGCGCGGTGGTGCTCAGCCTCTTCGTGCCGCTCATCATCTCCGCCGGGGGCAACGCCGGCAGCCAGGCCTCCACGCTGGTCATCCGCGCGCTGGCGCTGGCGCAGGTGCGGCTGCGCGACGTGTGGCGGGTGCTGCGGCGCGAAATCGTGTCCGGCCTGTTGCTGGGCGCGGTGCTGGGCGCGGTGGGCGTGACGCGCATCCTGCTGTGGCAGGAGCTGTTCCACCTCTACGGCGAGCACTTCCTCAAGGTGGCTTTCACCGTGGGCCTGTCCGTGCTGGGCGTGGTGACGTGGGGGACGCTGGCGGGCGCGATGCTGCCGTTCCTGCTGCGGCGGATGGGCTTCGACCCGGCGAGCGCGTCCGCGCCCTTCGTGGCCACGCTGGTGGATGTCAGCGGGCTGGTCATCTACTTCACCACGGCGGAGTTCATCCTCCGCGGCACGCTGCTGTAACCCTTACGCGTTGCCCTCGCGCGCGGCGGGCGCCGGGGCGTCTTCTTCGTTGGGGTAGTGGATGGCGCCCGGCGGCGGCACCGGCGCGGTGGGCGCGGGCCCCATCAGCCGGCTGTGCGGCATGGGCCACGCGCCGGTGTACACGGCGAGCTTCCCCGTCATCGCCACGGCCAGCGATATCTGGAACGTGCAGATGTACGAGATGATGCCCATGTCTCCGAACACCTGGTTGATGTACGTGGCCACCAGTCCCACGATGATGAGCGCGGCGGCGCGGTACTCCGACACGTCGCAGCGGTGGTACGAGCGCACCACCAGGTAGACGGTGACGGCCAGGTACAGCCACACGCCCGTGTAGCCGAGCATCCCCCGAACGCGAACAGCCCCAGCAGCGAGTTGTGGGGATGGAAGCGGTACTGGGGGAAGACGAAGGCGATGTCCGGCAGGGGGATGGGTTCCAGGAACTCGTGCCCGTAGCCGGTGCCCAGGATGGGGAACTGGGCCCACGTGGCGATCATGTCCAGGTTCTCGATGTCGCGGTAGTCCAGGTTGCCCTCGCCGCCCTGGCCGTCAATCAGCGAGCGGATGGTCTGCACCGGCGCGAAGGCGGACGAGCCCGAGTTCCACCCCACCGCCATGTACACGATGATGAAGGGAATGAAGAGCGGCGCCAGCCGGACCAGGAAGCGCTTCAGCGGCGTCCACGGGTTGATGAGGAAGGCCGCCATCAGGCAGCCCATGAAGCTCACGTAGGCCAGTCGCCGGTCGTTGAAGACCATGCCAATGCCGATGAGCGCGATGATGAGCAGCCCTCTCAGCACGTGCGCGGCCTTGGGTTTCTCGATGACCCGCATCGTCGACACCAGCAGGGCGAAGACGAACGTCATCGAGTCGGAGTGGGACGTGGTGTACTCCACCTCCACACCCAGCTCGTGCACCACCACCATGGCGAAGTAGGTGCTCACCGCGGACTTGGTGAGGCCGGCCAGGATGATGGTCTTCGCGAAGGCGGGCCAGTCCTCGGGGCCCCGCATGGCGTAGTGATACATCGCGACGATGAAGGGCATCATCGCGGCCTGGTGCCATTGCCAGAGCGAGTTCTTGATGTCCCCGCCCCGGGCGATACCCCGCACCTCAATCCAGAGGATGGCGACCAGGGACAGCGCCACCACGGCGATGAGCGGCCGGGGCATGGGCATGGGCTCCGGGTCGATTTTCAACCCCTTCACCCGCCGGTACATCGCCAGCCCCATCAGCCCGACGATGAGCACGTCCACCAAGGGGAAGCGCAACGCCCCGATTTTGGTGATGTAGCTGAGTTGCGCGAACATCAATTCGCCCAACGGGTACAGGGGTGAGGGCCACAGGCCCGCCTGGGGCCGCTCCGGCACGTAGTCCACCGCGAGGACGAGCCAGGTCACCACCAACACCGGGTACTTCACCGGCACCTTCAGGATGACCCACACCACCCCAATCCCCAGGACTGGGGCCAATGCGACCACGGGGTGCAGGATGGCGCCGCCCACGGTGGCCAGCACCAGGACTGCGAGCAGCGCGGCGAAGCGCAGGTAGGGCGGCCGGTGGGGGGCGTACATCGGGACCGGAGGAGGCTACATCCCAGGCACGGGTTGGGATAGATGGAGTGGCACGTATGCCTGCTCCCCGCCCACGCGTCCTCTTGATTGCCGAGCTGTGCAACCCTGACTGGGTGAGCGTCCCGCTGGAGGGCTGGTCGCTCTACCACGCGCTGGCCGAAGTGGCCGACGTTCACCTGGTCACCCATGTCCGCAACCGGGAGAACATCCTGAAGCAGGGCGTGCAGGAGGGCTCGCAGTTCACGGCGCTGGACTCCACGCCGGTGGAGAAGCCACTCGACAAGGTGGGCGAGGTGCTGCGGGGCAGCACCGGCGTGGGGTGGACCACGGCCACCGCGCTCAGCGCGCTGCCCTACTACTACTTCGAGGAGGTGCTCTGGCGCCGCTTCGGTCCGCGCATCGAGGCGGGCGAGTTCGACCTGGTGCACCGCTACACGCCCATCAGCCCCACCACGCCCAGCACGCTGGCGGCGCGGTGCAAGAAGGCGGGCGTGCCCTTCGTCATGGGGCCGCTCAATGGCGGCCTGCCCTGGCCCAAGGGTTTCGGCGGCGCGCGGCGGCGGGAGAAGGAGTGGCTCAGCTACATCCGGGACGCCTACAAGCTGATGCCCTTCTACAAGTCCACGCGGGACAACGCGTCCGCCATCATCACCGGCTCGCGCGCCACGCGGGGGCAGGTGTCGGACCGGTGGCAGGGCAAGACGGTGTACGTGCCGGAGAACGCCATCGACGTGCGGCGCTTCGGCACGGCGAAGTCGGAGGGCCCGGTGGAGCTGCCGCTGCGGGTGGCCTTCGTGGGCCGCTTCGTAC
This genomic window from Myxococcus hansupus contains:
- the epsF gene encoding response regulator EpsF yields the protein MRAPEQPTFHAPVLLVDDNAANLLALEAVLEPLGQRLVRAMSGPEALRWLLQEEFAVILLDVQMPGVDGFETARLIRQRQRTRFTPIIFLTAHSRDEAHLVHGYAMGAADYVVKPFHPDVLRWKVEAFVGLYLEQQRLQQHESTLWERERRMLEQQGELRFRRMVDTMPQFVWELLVDGSIGYANRGWLDYAGLTPEQGRQWKDTLRCLHPEDVPALRSAWQKAQNEGRPLERECRLRRSEGDYRWFLTRTIPERDERGQLAGWVSTATDIDDARHAVETLRAASEAKDMFLTMAAHELRTPLQAARSFAHLATVRAGDTLPQGMDKALHGLHRSVNRMAKLVENLLDVGRIQRGELHLRPSMLDVSSLLREVAEHFEPLPDGQRIELDAPEGLVVPGDRERLDQVFTNLVSNALRYSPEGGRIRLAAREEAGRVHVEVVDHGLGIPGGKLEHIFERFSRAHGISYGGLGLGLSIARGIVERHGGRIWAESPGGEGSGSTFHVVLPGEPGAPAR
- the mgtE gene encoding magnesium transporter; its protein translation is MEAEAEAVHEDELRDAWPVLSPRERVEGFHLLRPERARDFFATLEPPEQVGLLQALSPGERGTWLRVMAPDDAADVVQRLPPEEREDWLALLDAPSLREVRALLAYGEDAAGGLMNPRFVRVRPELRIDEALSYLRRQAREQVETVYYAYVLDAEQRLVGVVSLRQLFQATPDKVVREVMRTDLVRVREDTDQEEVGRLFGRHGLVAIPVVDGQGRMKGIVTVDDIVTVVQEEATEDIQKVGGTEALGAPYLEVGLRAMLKKRAGWLLVLFLSEMLTATAMTRYQDEIARAVVLSLFVPLIISAGGNAGSQASTLVIRALALAQVRLRDVWRVLRREIVSGLLLGAVLGAVGVTRILLWQELFHLYGEHFLKVAFTVGLSVLGVVTWGTLAGAMLPFLLRRMGFDPASASAPFVATLVDVSGLVIYFTTAEFILRGTLL
- the wzy gene encoding exopolysaccharide repeat unit polymerase, translating into MYAPHRPPYLRFAALLAVLVLATVGGAILHPVVALAPVLGIGVVWVILKVPVKYPVLVVTWLVLAVDYVPERPQAGLWPSPLYPLGELMFAQLSYITKIGALRFPLVDVLIVGLMGLAMYRRVKGLKIDPEPMPMPRPLIAVVALSLVAILWIEVRGIARGGDIKNSLWQWHQAAMMPFIVAMYHYAMRGPEDWPAFAKTIILAGLTKSAVSTYFAMVVVHELGVEVEYTTSHSDSMTFVFALLVSTMRVIEKPKAAHVLRGLLIIALIGIGMVFNDRRLAYVSFMGCLMAAFLINPWTPLKRFLVRLAPLFIPFIIVYMAVGWNSGSSAFAPVQTIRSLIDGQGGEGNLDYRDIENLDMIATWAQFPILGTGYGHEFLEPIPLPDIAFVFPQYRFHPHNSLLGLFAFGGCSATRACGCTWPSPSTWWCARTTAATCRSTAPPRSSSWDWWPRTSTRCSETWASSRTSARSRYRWPWR
- the epsH gene encoding exopolysaccharide biosynthesis glycosyltransferase EpsH, producing the protein MPAPRPRVLLIAELCNPDWVSVPLEGWSLYHALAEVADVHLVTHVRNRENILKQGVQEGSQFTALDSTPVEKPLDKVGEVLRGSTGVGWTTATALSALPYYYFEEVLWRRFGPRIEAGEFDLVHRYTPISPTTPSTLAARCKKAGVPFVMGPLNGGLPWPKGFGGARRREKEWLSYIRDAYKLMPFYKSTRDNASAIITGSRATRGQVSDRWQGKTVYVPENAIDVRRFGTAKSEGPVELPLRVAFVGRFVPYKGMAMLMEAAAPLIREGKVVLEYIGDGQEMANLKAQAARDGIESGVTFAGWVKHHELQDRLAKNHIFGFPSVREFGGAVVCEAMALGLVPIVMDYGGPGEIVSPATGFAIPMGTPEEIVARVREVLAKLAADPSVIRPMGERARERVFKYFTWKAKAEQVLEVYRWVMGERGQPDWGMPLAD